One Lytechinus variegatus isolate NC3 chromosome 14, Lvar_3.0, whole genome shotgun sequence genomic region harbors:
- the LOC121428176 gene encoding uncharacterized protein LOC121428176, with protein sequence MRHMDTAAGYEKTTNSVDEEYDFEKQNGCREKVFNVISHVSGITAAVSIVLMITTLLVIALHPSLRKKQNIFPFNIILADCVLCLHIFVNYSLWASGSPFHNCLSCLRASPFVASQMVSAGSIFLVALEQLTVFRLDPFGVKNILTKCRRIFICVLTWVLMIGIAICVTTVFPDPMLPNARFYFCNVSIVLTGIFYFLVYRAIVGARFDGNSRIQRQRNRNKRILRTYALVLGTTLILATCPDCYCFIVYYISLQSVPSCVTIVWVFMIAMNSLANTLIYWWRLSEFREIFSCSTVKSTSTGDTLAVESNGKCSVPNILAM encoded by the exons ATGCGACATATGGATACGGCAGCAGGTTATGAAAAAACAACTAATTCGGTTGACGAGgaatatgattttgaaaaacaaaatggctgccggGAGAAGGTTTTCAACGTGATAAGCCATGTGTCAGGGATTACAGCAGCGGTGAGCATTGTCCTGATGATCACAACGTTGCTTGTCATCGCTTTACATCCAAGTCTtcgaaagaaacaaaatatattcccttTTAATATTATCCTGGCGGACTGCGTCCTGTGTTTGCACATCTTTGTGAATTATTCGTTGTGGGCAAGTGGTTCTCCG TTTCATAACTGCTTATCTTGCTTGAGGGCATCACCCTTCGTGGCATCACAGATGGTTTCGGCGGGAAGTATCTTCCTTGTAGCCTTGGAGCAGCTCACTGTTTTCAGACTCGATCCATTCGGCGTCAAGAATATCCTCACCAAGTGTCGCCGTATCTTTATCTGCGTTTTGACGTGGGTCCTGATGATCGGGATAGCCATATGCGTCACCACCGTGTTCCCCGATCCCATGCTGCCAAACGCCAGGTTCTACTTCTGCAACGTTTCCATCGTATTGACAGGCATCTTTTACTTCTTGGTGTACAGGGCCATTGTGGGAGCGCGTTTCGACGGCAACAGTCGGATTCAGCGACAACGGAACAGAAATAAGCGCATCCTGCGGACCTACGCCCTCGTCTTGGGAACAACATTGATCTTAGCCACATGTCCGGATTGTTACTGCTTTATCGTGTATTACATTAGCCTGCAATCTGTGCCAAGTTGCGTGACCATCGTATGGGTTTTCATGATAGCGATGAACTCGCTGGCGAACACTCTTATTTACTGGTGGCGTCTTAGTGAGTTCCGTGAAATCTTCTCATGCAGCACTGTCAAGTCGACATCGACAGGTGATACCTTGGCTGTCGAGTCAAACGGGAAGTGTTCAGTCCCCAACATCCTTGCTATGTAA